One stretch of Archocentrus centrarchus isolate MPI-CPG fArcCen1 chromosome 5, fArcCen1, whole genome shotgun sequence DNA includes these proteins:
- the podxl2 gene encoding podocalyxin-like protein 2, whose protein sequence is MPGLLHITLTALLASCDAFRLGSSQRVIPLNAPLTHLFRDEGSAKPSFIQELVRTKRHSVQELVRAQPHLVHDMGWPEIHETSRSQAKLESANSSQLSAPPSASQAARARAAVDDNLDVEDEMERMVHLAVPQAAEGYTVNPDFSDPETELLSGPGAGDSSQEASGLYGTDMEDRDRGEEGAEDRERRGGEDEWEKEAGEESERKGEAEDGKGGVRDDQDVLDALEVNHTTPDLDTLIGYSPSFNPSSAKQPSISNPAPARDSGPQEHRGPPVLKVGPLERELWEAEGEEDVLSSGCGVLCSTIATTGAAPSAAAAAGDAVGTATPETDTGTDFGLLGSFTKGDAEDEEAEREEEEEEEIGLAHVGVFTHNPTVPEVGLAPSREPLQPSAEKGFRLKDRSEELEEEKWKNMERETRVRHIIPLTTNPSPTIGFTDPSWDWLEKTTPLQSHKSEVRGGGVAEVLLPDSDLSGVEVTHQVVCVDWSELTGRGYVVLNMTQNINCEDFRLDQGVRLLTTIERVFARRMNSPEGTWVIYLSKPTHQQHQLLMNVASVHGVIPTKDMLGMLAEIKTCLTEVGVQNYSAASNCPARPSQTRSDYGKLFVVLVIIGSICMVIITSGFIYICWQRRLPATKTAFRAEELHFVVNGCHDNPTLDVTNDGQPEMQEKKPSTNGLAGGGGGGGGGRGDGGGEDSSRWQVFVNQAATEEEEEEQDTHL, encoded by the exons ATGCCGGGCCTGCTCCACATCACTCTGACTG CCCTTCTGGCCAGCTGTGATGCCTTCAGACTGGGTTCCTCCCAGCGGGTCATCCCCCTCAACGCTCCGTTGACTCATCTCTTCAGAGATGAAGGTTCAGCCAAGCCAAGTTTCATCCAGGAACTAGTCAGAACCAAACGCCATTCAGTCCAGGAGTTAGTGCGGGCCCAGCCTCATTTGGTTCATGACATGGGTTGGCCAGAAATACATGAAACCTCCCGTTCACAGGCCAAGCTGGAGTCAGCGAACTCATCTCAGCTGAGCGCACCACCCTCCGCCAGTCAGGCAGCCAGAGCTCGCGCAGCTGTGGATGACAACctggatgtggaagatgaaatGGAG CGCATGGTTCATCTGGCAGTTCCACAAGCTGCAGAAGGCTACACAGTAAATCCAGACTTCTCTGACCCAGAGACGGAGCTTCTCAGTGGGCCAGGAGCCGGCGATTCTTCCCAGGAAGCTTCTGGGTTGTATGGAACAGACATggaggacagagacagaggagaagaGGGCGCAGAGGACcgagagaggagagggggagaaGACGAGTGGGAGAAAGAGGCAGGGGAGGAAAGTGAGAGAAAGGGGGAAGCGGAAGATGGGAAGGGAGGAGTGAGAGATGATCAAGATGTTCTGGATGCCTTAGAGGTCAACCACACAACGCCAGATCTTGATACCCTGATTG GCTACAGTCCATCTTTCAACCCCTCCAGCGCCAAACAGCCCAGCATCTCCAACCCAGCCCCGGCACGTGATTCTGGACCACAGGAGCATCGTGGACCCCCCGTCCTGAAG gtgggtcCTTTAGAAAGAGAGCTGTGGGaagcagagggagaggaagatGTCCTTTCTAGTGGATGTGGAGTTCTGTGCTCCACCATCGCTACCACTGGTGCTGCACccagcgctgctgctgctgctggagatgCTGTAGGAACAGCCACCCCAGAGACCGACACTGGCACAGACTTTGGGCTGCTGGGAAGTTTTACAAAAG GTGACGCAGAGGATGAAGAggctgagagggaggaagaggaagaggaagaaatagGTCTCGCACACGTTGGTGTATTTACCCACAATCCCACTGTGCCTGAAGTTGGCTTGGCTCCCAGCAGAGAGCCTCTGCAGCCTAGTGCAGAGAAAG GATTTAGACTAAAAGATAGAagtgaagagctggaggaggagaaatggaaaaatatgGAGCGTGAGACAAGAGTCAGACACATCATCCCACTCACCACCAATCCTTCCCCCACTATCGGCTTCACTGACCCATCCTGGGATTGGCTGGAAAAGACCACGCCCCTTCAGTCGCACAAGTCAGAGGTCAGGGGAGGTGGGGTCGCAGAAGTCCTCCTACCAGACAGTGATCTCAGTGGGGTGGAGGTGACACACCAG GTAGTTTGTGTAGACTGGAGTGAGCTGACTGGACGAGGCTATGTCGTCCTCAACATGACACAGAACATCAACTGC gAGGACTTTCGTTTAGACCAGGGTGTGCGGTTGTTGACGACCATTGAGCGAGTGTTTGCTCGAAGAATGAATAGCCCTGAGGGAACATGGGTAATCTACCTCAGCAAGCCTACACACCAGCAACACCAGCTGCTGATGAATGTGGCATCTGTGCacg gagTGATCCCTACCAAAGATATGCTGGGAATGCTGGCAGAGATTAAGACATGTCTCACTGAG GTGGGCGTCCAGAACTACAGCGCTGCCAGCAACTGCCCGGCTCGGCCCAGTCAAACACGCAGCGATTACGGCAAACTGTTTGTGGTTCTGGTTATCATCGGCTCCATCTGCATGGTCATCATCACATCTGGATTCATATACATCTGCTGGCAGAGACGACTGCCCGCAACTAAAACCGCT TTTCGTGCTGAGGAGCTTCACTTTGTGGTGAACGGTTGCCATGATAACCCAACACTGGATGTGACCAATGACGGCCAGCCTGAGATGCAGGAGAAGAAGCCGAGTACCAATGGGCtcgcaggaggaggaggaggaggaggaggaggaagaggagacggTGGTGGGGAGGACAGCAGTCGCTGGCAG gtatttGTCAATCAGGCAGCcacggaggaggaggaagaggagcaggacACACATCTCTGA
- the blcap gene encoding LOW QUALITY PROTEIN: apoptosis inducing factor BLCAP (The sequence of the model RefSeq protein was modified relative to this genomic sequence to represent the inferred CDS: inserted 1 base in 1 codon) has translation MYCLQWLLPVLLIPKPLNPALWFNHSMFMGFYLLSFLLERXPCTICALVFLAALFLICYSCWGNCVLYHCQDATLPDAAHDPAIVGT, from the exons ATGTATTGCCTTCAGTGGCTGCTCCCTGTGCTGCTCATCCCCAAGCCGCTGAACCCAGCTCTGTGGTTCAACCACTCCATGTTCATGGGTTTTTACCTGCTCAGCTTCCTGCTGGAGA AACCCTGCACCATCTGTGCCTTGGTCTTTCTGGCTGCCCTCTTCCTCATCTGCTACAGTTGCTGGGGCAACTGCGTCCTTTACCACTGCCAGGATGCTACACTGCCGGATGCTGCCCACGACCCAGCCATTGTTGGGACCTAG